Part of the Paeniglutamicibacter sulfureus genome, ACGTAAACCGCGGCCTAGCTTCCGGGATACGTGCCTGACGGTACGCTGCGGTGCTTTCCTGCGGGTGGGAGCCGCCTTTAGCGTTCAGGAAACTCGATGATCTCGCTGCGGATCAGGAACCTCTTGCCCTCGGGCGCTTCCACGGAGAACCCCGAGCCTCGTCCGGGAACCACATCAATGGTCAGCTTGGTGTGCTTCCAGTACTCGAACTGCTCCCGGCTCATCCAGAAGTCCAGGGAGCCCAACGCACCGTCCTCGCCGTCCGGCAGCGCGAACGTGCCCAGCAGGATGTCCGAATCGCCGGTCTTGAACTCCCCGGCCGGGAAGCACATGGGCGAGGACCCATCGCAGCAGCCGCCGGACTGGTGGAACATCAGCGGCCCGTGCCGGTTCCAGAGCTTGCGCAACAGGTCAGCGGCCTCCTGCCCGAGCGCCACCCGCGAAAATTCCTCGCCGGCAATCGCCGGCGCCGACTCGATGACGTTTTCCATGGTCGTGCTCCCTTGTGCTTGTGGGTGTTTCCAATGGCAGACACCACCGCCCGGCACCGTCTTGGGGGATCGGTGCCGGGCGGGAGGTGTGGAACGGTTCCTGCACTGGCCCTGCCCTGGTTCCACGGGGCAGGGGGCTGGGCGTCCGCTACTTGTTGACGTAGTCGATGACCACGCGGCCATCGATCTTGGCGTGCTTCATTTCGTCGAAGACCGCGTTGACGTCCTCAAGCGGGCGGGTGTGGAAGGTGGGCTTGATCTTGCCGCGGGCGTAGAACTCCAGCGCCTCGTCCATGTCCTGCCGGGTGCCGACGATTGATCCGCGGATGGTCAGGCCCTTGAGCACGATGTCGAAGATCGGTGCCGGGAAGTCCCCCGGCGGCAGGCCATTGAACACGATGGTTCCGCCGCGCCGGGTCATGCCGATGGCTTGGCCGAATGCCGCCGGGTGCACCGCGGTGACGAGCACCCCGTGGGCGCCGCCGGTGGCCGCCTGGATGGCCTCGGCCGGGT contains:
- a CDS encoding DUF779 domain-containing protein encodes the protein MENVIESAPAIAGEEFSRVALGQEAADLLRKLWNRHGPLMFHQSGGCCDGSSPMCFPAGEFKTGDSDILLGTFALPDGEDGALGSLDFWMSREQFEYWKHTKLTIDVVPGRGSGFSVEAPEGKRFLIRSEIIEFPER